In Chiloscyllium punctatum isolate Juve2018m chromosome 26, sChiPun1.3, whole genome shotgun sequence, the sequence tattgatgttccttcactgtttctagatcaaaatcccagaattccctccccacagcaggtggactgcagcggttcaagatggcagctcaccaccaccttctcaagggcaacaagggatgggcaataaatgctggccagtcagtgacacccatgGCTCCATGAAAGAATTAAAATAAAAAATGTCAGTCTTTAAACCTCCATAGTCCATAGATTTTAAACTTCTGTTTCCCTTGTAGGTTGTGCCCAAATTTGATTATGTCTCTTTGTTTTTAATTCCCCTATTAGACGAAATAATTTCTCCCTAACAATCTAATAAAATCCTTTTTAACATTTTAAACACCTTGACTGGATTACCTTATGACCCTCTATGCTCAAGAGAACTGTGTTCTGACTGAATTACTTTACAAAATGTGTTCAGGGATGATAGGGCCatcatttattgaccatccccaaTTGCCTTTTGGAAGAAGCTGACTTCTAAAATCTGGCTGGAAAAAATTTGGAAAATATGCTctgcacccaccccccaccccccacccccatccccccaccgatcccccaccccccacccccaaccaacccaccaccccctcccacctcccactcccccagtTCAAGCCCAATACACCCTTCCTCCTTGAAACTAAATGAAATCTTCCTGATTTGGATCAGCACATTGTCATGGAAAACTAAAAGTACCTTTGACCCCGAATTACCTGGAAGAAATAGTCCAACAATTTCAGCTTCTTGAGCTCTGGGCTGTTGTCTCTGAAACATATTTCATCTTGCTGTATGCCGCACTGCCTGAAAATGCTTGGGAACTGTGCCACGTTGAAGAGGTAAGTGTCTAGGTGCAAGCTAGTGCCTGGGGGTAGAGAGATTTGTGGGTCCCACCACACGACTGGCTTGGCAGATCCGTCGGTGTATTTTGCTGGCAGCAGGGGGCACTGCAGGCGTCGTGTGACCACTGGCTGACTGATGCCGAGGCCCAGAATCCTGTCCAGGTGAAAAGCAGCAACTTCCCTCAGGTCACTCATCTCCTTCACAATACCGCAAACTCCTGCTCTACAGTGGTCTCTGCTGCCCTCCAGAGGACGGGAGCTGTCAATGCTCAGAACAACACGGGCCATCTCCTCCCCTCTGGTGAAGTGGTCAACCTTCTGAACAAAGCCCTGTGCCAGGAGCTTTACCAGTCTCTTGTCCCTCTGACTGAACCAAGTGATGGGTTTCTTCAAGGCTGGCCACCTGAGGAAATCCTTTGGGTGCAACCCGCCAAGCTGAGGACATTCCAAGTATGTTTTGGCTGGTTTCTTTGCTTCTTTCACCTTCTTCGCCTCTTGTTTCTTTGGGGAAGTCACATTATTCTTTTTGGCTGATTTCTGAATGGTGTCTGTCTCCACATCATCTCGTGGAGCACCCACTATTTCATTGTCCTCTCCTAACCACTTTGTACCACCTTTGCTTTTTGACTTTCTGACCAGCCTGGCTTTGGCAGCCTTTTGATCAAGGTTTGACTCCATAATCTGAACAGAGTCCAGAAGAAAAAAATCCTTCCATTTGTGTTTTCTCTGCTGTTGCAAAACGCTGGGATGGACAGCACTTTCCTTGTGCTCTCTTGTTCTTGTATAAAGCTGCTCAGTTCCCTGAATATAGGATTTGCTGTCCATTGCTGCTGAATGAACATCCAGGCTTTGTCTTGTATATAGCAGAAGGTACACAGATCCAAGAAGGCTAAAAAATAAAAGCACTTTCTTTTTATTCAGCCTCATCTTGTCACTCTCAGGTAACCCAAAGGCATAGAGAAAGTGGTGCAGTTTCTTAAATTGCCTGAAGCTCTTCCAGTACACTCGGGAAAAAAAGCTTTCAAGAGTCAAGACTTTCTACAATTTTGCCTGCTGCTGCATTTCACTCTTCATTAGTTAAACTTAACTCCTGCATTCAATGTACAGTAATGAATATTTGGGAGTTCTTAAAGGCGGTGACCCAGTTGAGGAGCTCAGATgtttttatatatagaataatgaaTGGTTGGGAGCTGCATGCCGTTAACATCTCACCAAGGGGTTCAGACGATGATGAAAACTGCAAAAGATAAAATTCACTTGACATATTATTAAAGCCCCAAAAGCTGATTGCAGCCTTAAATTTATTGCGGGTGAATCTAACTTCAAACTGTATGAAGCAATTCAACATTAGGGAGGAGTTTGCTCTTTCTTCAAGATTATTTACAGGTCTACTTTATATCAGTGTAATATTCTGATTATAATTCGTACAGTGCATACATTTGGTTTTATGATATCTTATGTCAGTGTGATTTCTAAACTGTTTTACAGATGATGGTGCTTGCTCTGTTTCATTTATTTTATGAATGTTTTGAAGCATTCTGTATGGATGGGCTGTGTACACCGTTTTACATTGACAATAATTAGCTATAGTCCACAAGTGACCATACAGATTCCCTTTGTTAGGAACTAGTTATGTAGCTTATGGAGTGCTAATCAGCATCAAGCATGGAGAAACGTAACAGGACATGCCTCCAGAGATTgaacactcactgtgtgtgtccttcaGAACCACACTCTAACCAGCCAACTAATCTCCATACCTTATACTGGCAATGTACATGAACAGTGTGATGTATGCATAGTTCTGTGGTATTTGTTACCAACATGATGGATGTAATATTCGATGACATTTCAGTCTGACATTTACTGTTTTATGCTATTTTATATCAGCGTGATTTAGGTGCTGTTTTTCAGCATTTTTCAATCTGTGTGATTTATTCattgtggagagtgtggtgctggaaaagcacagcaggtcagacagcatcgagaagcaggaaaatcgatgttttgggcataagcccttcatcagaatctgcagtcctcattttctccagcaactgcagtcctcagctTCTCCTGACTTATTCATTGTTTCATACCATTTCAAACTGGTGTGATGTATATGCTGTTTCACTTATTTTTGTTGTGTGTAAAATATAGATGGTGATCGACGTCAATGTGATGTATACACTTTTTCTACTCATTTATATTGGTGTGATATATTTACATTTTATAGTATTTCCTATCAGTATGTTGTATAAATGTTTCCCCAGTAGTTTCTCTTCGTCTGATGTAAGTTGTTATATTTGATCTTGTTTGTCCTTCAAGGTAAAGATGTCCATGTCCATTACTGGGCTTGTTTGAGGTACTGGTGGGTAAGTACCCAGGCCTGAGGCAAATATGACTGGATATCCAAGGTGACTGAGATTCAGATAAGTTGCTGCCTCAAAGTTTCATTAAACCTCATGCTTTTCCTCTGCCGCTGCTTCCGAAGGAGGTCCCAGTATGATTCTGAGTGACTTGAGCTTTAAACGAAACACCTCAGCGAAGCTTTCAAAGTCTTCTTGCAACGCTTCCTCAAAGTCCCTTGAGAGTACACCTCCACACCCAGGCTCTCCGCAGAGGGATTCACTTCGGCACATGTGTTTCAAATATTCTGGCTCCATGACCAGCCCAACTCAGTCGTGATGGTTTGAATACCAGACATACCACCTCAGGTGAACAGCAGAGTGCCTGGTATTTAGTCCTGCCACCTGATCCATGAGCAGCTCAAATGGATGTGGCATGATGCAGGTAAACAGTGCAGGTTGTCGGTGAGTCCAGCAGAGAGGACTTGTAGATtttcatgacttggaggtgctgctgttggactggggtagacaaaatttaaaatcacacaaaacaccaggttacagtccaacaggtttat encodes:
- the LOC140453118 gene encoding Golgi-associated kinase 1A-like; amino-acid sequence: MRLNKKKVLLFFSLLGSVYLLLYTRQSLDVHSAAMDSKSYIQGTEQLYTRTREHKESAVHPSVLQQQRKHKWKDFFLLDSVQIMESNLDQKAAKARLVRKSKSKGGTKWLGEDNEIVGAPRDDVETDTIQKSAKKNNVTSPKKQEAKKVKEAKKPAKTYLECPQLGGLHPKDFLRWPALKKPITWFSQRDKRLVKLLAQGFVQKVDHFTRGEEMARVVLSIDSSRPLEGSRDHCRAGVCGIVKEMSDLREVAAFHLDRILGLGISQPVVTRRLQCPLLPAKYTDGSAKPVVWWDPQISLPPGTSLHLDTYLFNVAQFPSIFRQCGIQQDEICFRDNSPELKKLKLLDYFFQDMEMILTGFGKGGDSRTVNFNDLDWLPPNTLKIIASQCLPEMLLRSLHKDQEYWQSQELSSLLKLADKVHKRAQALLKYIQEHQARPKKRLV